One genomic segment of Micromonospora sp. WMMC415 includes these proteins:
- a CDS encoding methyltransferase: MDEHDMLLSPSGVAALRTALTRATFTSNGIAARLGAQATGGVARNDFRAALRATEDGDPLATLIRVFICEQTEPGAAVAAALAPLPIEEALAGGLVERHGDGLRMGLDLEPYGDDWWVLADVPASARPGRPLHAEHVLGIGGATQTLIGATVRRPVETALDLGTGSGVQALHLSTHAGRVTATDVSERALRFAATTAALNGQDWELLRGDMVAPVAGRRFDLVVSNPPFVVGPGTTTHVYRDSGRVGDAIGAELAAAAPGLLTEGGTMQYLANWVHVAGEDWAERVTGWFAGTGLDAWVIQREVADPMAYVNLWLTDVGEAADPRRMAEWLDWFDAHKVEAIGFGIVSLRRAGHDAPVVRVEDLRQRVEAPLGDRVATWFDRQDWLRVRGTDELLASRYRAADGLQLRQEATMGDEGWAVDRQVLAMPHGLRWTEEIDPLVLALVGGADGRLPLRDQLALLAAAHDVAPEELAEAAGPIVAHLVERGFIEPVDA, encoded by the coding sequence GTGGACGAACACGACATGCTGCTCTCCCCCAGCGGAGTGGCGGCGCTGCGGACCGCGCTCACCCGGGCCACCTTCACGTCGAACGGCATCGCCGCCCGACTCGGCGCGCAGGCCACCGGCGGGGTGGCCCGCAACGACTTCCGCGCCGCGCTGCGCGCCACCGAGGACGGCGACCCGCTCGCCACCCTGATCCGGGTCTTCATCTGCGAACAGACCGAGCCGGGGGCCGCCGTCGCCGCCGCGCTCGCGCCCCTGCCGATCGAGGAGGCGCTCGCCGGCGGCCTGGTCGAACGGCACGGTGACGGGCTACGGATGGGCCTGGACCTGGAGCCGTACGGGGACGACTGGTGGGTGCTCGCCGACGTCCCGGCGAGCGCCCGGCCCGGCCGCCCCCTGCACGCCGAGCACGTGCTCGGCATCGGCGGCGCCACCCAGACGCTGATCGGCGCGACCGTCCGGCGGCCGGTGGAGACCGCGCTGGACCTGGGGACCGGCTCCGGCGTCCAGGCCCTGCACCTGTCGACCCACGCCGGGAGGGTCACCGCCACCGACGTCTCCGAGCGCGCCCTGCGTTTCGCCGCCACCACCGCCGCCCTCAACGGCCAGGACTGGGAGCTGCTGCGCGGCGACATGGTGGCCCCGGTCGCCGGCCGCCGCTTCGACCTGGTGGTCAGCAACCCGCCGTTCGTCGTCGGCCCCGGCACCACCACGCACGTCTACCGCGACTCCGGCCGGGTCGGGGACGCGATCGGCGCCGAACTGGCCGCCGCCGCGCCGGGCCTGCTCACCGAGGGCGGCACCATGCAGTACCTGGCCAACTGGGTGCACGTGGCCGGCGAGGACTGGGCCGAGCGGGTCACCGGATGGTTCGCCGGCACCGGGCTGGACGCCTGGGTGATCCAGCGTGAGGTCGCCGACCCGATGGCGTACGTCAACCTCTGGCTCACCGACGTCGGCGAGGCGGCCGACCCGCGGCGGATGGCCGAGTGGCTGGACTGGTTCGACGCGCACAAGGTCGAGGCGATCGGCTTCGGCATCGTGTCGCTGCGCCGCGCCGGCCACGACGCCCCGGTCGTCCGTGTCGAGGACCTGCGCCAGCGGGTGGAGGCGCCGCTCGGCGACCGCGTGGCGACGTGGTTCGACCGCCAGGACTGGCTCCGCGTACGCGGGACCGACGAGCTGCTCGCGTCGCGCTACCGGGCCGCCGACGGCCTCCAGCTGCGGCAGGAGGCGACCATGGGCGACGAGGGCTGGGCCGTCGACCGGCAGGTGCTCGCGATGCCGCACGGCCTGCGCTGGACCGAGGAGATCGACCCCCTCGTCCTGGCCCTGGTCGGCGGGGCGGACGGGCGACTGCCGCTGCGCGACCAGCTGGCCCTGCTCGCCGCCGCGCACGACGTGGCTCCCGAGGAGCTGGCCGAGGCGGCCGGCCCGATCGTGGCCCACCTGGTCGAGCGGGGCTTCATCGAGCCGGTGGACGCCTGA
- the dtd gene encoding D-aminoacyl-tRNA deacylase produces MRAVVQTVGRASVTVDGEVVGAIDDGLLVLLGVTHADTPQIAQTMARKVHELRILDDERSAADTGAPILVVSQFTLYGDARKGRRPSWTAAAPAEVAEPLVTEVVEALRARGAKVETGRFRTHMLVESVNVGPRTVLLDL; encoded by the coding sequence ATGCGGGCGGTGGTGCAGACGGTCGGCCGGGCCAGCGTGACGGTCGACGGCGAGGTGGTCGGCGCGATCGACGACGGGCTGCTGGTACTGCTGGGCGTCACCCACGCCGACACTCCGCAGATCGCGCAGACCATGGCCCGCAAGGTGCACGAGCTGCGCATCCTGGACGACGAGCGGTCCGCCGCCGACACCGGCGCGCCGATCCTGGTGGTCAGCCAGTTCACCCTCTACGGCGACGCCCGCAAGGGCCGGCGACCGAGCTGGACGGCGGCCGCCCCGGCGGAGGTGGCGGAACCGCTGGTCACGGAGGTCGTCGAGGCGCTGCGGGCCCGCGGCGCCAAAGTGGAGACCGGCCGCTTCCGCACCCACATGCTGGTCGAGAGCGTCAACGTCGGTCCCCGCACGGTCCTTTTGGATCTCTGA
- a CDS encoding sporulation protein gives MVFKRLMQAMGVGGPSVETVLANPNCRPGGQLEGTVHVAGGDHPVDVTYVALGLVTRVEVESGDNDYETTQEFHRQHATGAFRLEAGQRYDIPFRFDVPWETPLTELYGQHLHGMTMGLRTELEVARAVDKGDLDAVAVHPLPSQERILDAFLRLGFRFARADVERGHIYGVRQTLPFYQEIEFYPAPQYANAIKQLEVTFVTDPQQIQVVLELDKRGGLFTEGRDTFGRFTVDHATADRTDWTAQLDAWLRQSLQRRGLFF, from the coding sequence GTGGTCTTCAAGCGGCTCATGCAGGCGATGGGTGTCGGTGGTCCCTCGGTGGAAACCGTCCTGGCGAACCCGAACTGCCGCCCCGGCGGCCAACTGGAGGGCACCGTCCACGTCGCGGGCGGCGACCACCCGGTCGACGTCACGTACGTGGCGTTGGGCCTGGTCACCCGCGTCGAGGTGGAGAGCGGTGACAACGACTACGAGACCACGCAGGAGTTCCACCGCCAGCACGCCACCGGCGCGTTCCGGCTGGAGGCCGGGCAGCGGTACGACATTCCGTTCCGCTTCGACGTGCCCTGGGAGACCCCGCTGACCGAGCTGTACGGCCAGCACCTGCACGGCATGACGATGGGCCTGCGTACGGAGCTGGAGGTGGCCCGCGCGGTCGACAAGGGCGACCTGGACGCGGTGGCCGTGCACCCGCTCCCGTCGCAGGAGCGGATCCTGGACGCCTTCCTCCGGCTGGGCTTCCGCTTCGCCCGCGCCGACGTCGAGCGCGGCCACATCTACGGCGTACGGCAGACGCTGCCGTTCTACCAGGAGATCGAGTTCTACCCGGCGCCCCAGTACGCGAACGCCATCAAGCAGTTGGAGGTCACCTTCGTGACCGACCCGCAGCAGATCCAGGTCGTCCTGGAGCTCGACAAGCGGGGTGGCCTGTTCACCGAGGGGCGGGACACCTTCGGCCGCTTCACGGTCGACCACGCGACGGCCGACCGCACCGACTGGACCGCCCAGCTCGACGCCTGGCTCCGTCAGTCCCTTCAGCGCCGCGGCCTGTTCTTCTGA
- the sigB gene encoding RNA polymerase sigma factor SigB, with translation MALQMMEHRMRPAGTIETDHGTETLTDLDATDERGVSTDLVRAYLNGIGKTKLLTAAQEVELARRIEAGLFAEEKLATCTPVSAGLRADLELVAAEGRAAKDHLLEANLRLVVSIAKRYTGRGMAFLDLIQEGNLGLIRAVEKFDYTKGYKFSTYATWWIRQAITRAMADQARTIRIPVHMVEQVNRMVRARRELAVALGREPTVAEVARALDVPEFQVIELISYDREPVSLDQAVGEDGESALGDFVAAVDPAAGPDEAAAHGELRQEVSIVLATLSQREQAVIRLRFGLDDGRQRTLDEVGKEFGLSRERIRQIEKVTLLKLRAPERAQRLEAYAC, from the coding sequence ATGGCCCTGCAGATGATGGAGCACCGGATGCGCCCGGCCGGCACGATCGAGACCGACCACGGCACCGAGACCCTGACCGACCTGGACGCCACCGACGAGCGTGGCGTCTCCACGGACCTGGTCCGGGCATACCTCAACGGCATCGGCAAGACCAAGCTGCTGACCGCCGCCCAGGAGGTCGAGCTGGCCCGTCGCATCGAGGCCGGGCTCTTCGCCGAGGAGAAGCTCGCCACGTGCACGCCCGTCTCGGCCGGGCTGCGGGCCGACCTGGAACTCGTCGCCGCCGAGGGGCGGGCCGCCAAGGACCACCTCCTGGAGGCGAACCTGCGCCTCGTCGTGAGCATCGCCAAGCGGTACACGGGCCGCGGCATGGCCTTCCTCGACCTGATCCAGGAGGGCAACCTCGGCCTGATCCGCGCGGTCGAGAAGTTCGACTACACCAAGGGCTACAAGTTCTCCACCTACGCCACCTGGTGGATCCGCCAGGCCATCACCCGCGCCATGGCCGACCAGGCCCGCACCATCCGCATCCCGGTGCACATGGTCGAGCAGGTCAACCGGATGGTGCGGGCCCGCCGAGAGCTGGCCGTCGCGCTGGGCCGGGAGCCCACCGTGGCCGAGGTGGCGCGGGCGCTGGACGTGCCCGAGTTCCAGGTGATCGAGCTGATCTCGTACGACCGCGAGCCGGTGAGCCTCGACCAGGCGGTCGGCGAGGACGGCGAGAGCGCACTCGGTGACTTCGTCGCGGCGGTGGACCCGGCGGCCGGCCCGGACGAGGCGGCCGCACACGGCGAGCTGCGCCAGGAGGTGAGCATCGTGCTCGCCACCCTCTCGCAGCGTGAGCAGGCGGTGATCCGGCTCCGGTTCGGGCTGGACGACGGCCGGCAGCGCACCCTGGACGAGGTCGGGAAGGAGTTCGGCCTGTCCCGCGAGCGGATCCGGCAGATCGAGAAGGTGACGCTGCTCAAGCTGCGCGCCCCGGAGCGGGCGCAGCGGCTGGAGGCGTACGCCTGCTGA
- a CDS encoding helix-turn-helix transcriptional regulator: MPGTDLDATFAALADPTRRAILARLAAGEATVTELAAPFAMSQPAVSKHLRVLERAGLVSRGRDGQRRPCRLEARPLRDATAWLADYRDYWAESYQRLDALLDELRAAGDAGGSR, encoded by the coding sequence ATGCCGGGGACGGACCTGGACGCGACGTTCGCCGCGTTGGCGGACCCGACGAGACGTGCCATCCTCGCCCGGCTGGCCGCCGGCGAGGCCACCGTCACCGAACTCGCCGCGCCCTTCGCGATGAGCCAGCCGGCGGTCTCCAAGCACCTCCGCGTCCTCGAACGGGCCGGGCTGGTCAGCCGCGGGCGGGACGGGCAGCGGCGGCCGTGCCGGCTGGAGGCCCGGCCGCTGCGGGACGCCACCGCCTGGCTCGCCGACTACCGGGACTACTGGGCCGAGAGCTACCAGCGCCTCGACGCCCTGCTCGACGAGTTGCGCGCCGCCGGGGACGCGGGTGGTTCCCGATGA